In a genomic window of Micromonospora cremea:
- a CDS encoding restriction endonuclease subunit S, protein MRQVPQGWRLVRLAEVADTALGKMLDRGKPKGLPQVPYLRNMNVQWGHVDTEDISTMELADDERERFAVQDGDLLACEGGDIGRAAIWRGGSGYMAYQKAVHRVRSKGELHLPYLRYLLELYSCNGTLKRFSTGSTIAHLPQQRFRELPIPLPPLHEQRQIVGILEDHLSRLDAADEGLAKGNRRLRAMHKSVLATLIPEADRYPQCWRRVTVADAGKIELGRQRHPDWHVGPNMRPYLRVANVFEDRLDLRDVKEMHWPDGTFERFRLRPGDVLLNEGQSPELIGRPALYRGEGGEIAFTNSILRFQACDQVLPEFALLVFRRHMHTGRFTREARITTNIGHLSAARLKAVEFPIPPLDEQNRLVALAKEQLESIARLRGEIGASRRRSAGLRQALLAAAFSGRPTGRPSELETVEEMARV, encoded by the coding sequence GTGAGGCAGGTCCCTCAAGGCTGGCGCCTCGTCCGACTCGCGGAGGTCGCCGACACTGCGCTGGGAAAGATGCTCGATCGCGGCAAGCCGAAAGGGCTACCACAGGTCCCTTACTTACGGAACATGAACGTGCAGTGGGGACATGTCGACACCGAAGACATCAGCACCATGGAACTGGCCGACGACGAGCGTGAACGTTTCGCTGTCCAAGACGGGGATTTGCTGGCGTGCGAAGGTGGCGATATTGGTCGGGCCGCAATCTGGCGCGGCGGCAGCGGCTATATGGCATATCAAAAGGCCGTCCATCGAGTCCGCAGTAAAGGCGAGCTTCACCTTCCCTACCTTCGATACCTACTCGAGCTCTACAGTTGCAACGGAACCCTAAAGCGTTTTAGCACCGGCTCCACCATTGCCCACCTGCCGCAGCAGCGGTTTAGAGAACTACCCATACCATTGCCTCCACTCCACGAGCAGCGGCAGATCGTCGGTATCCTCGAAGACCACCTCTCTCGCCTCGACGCCGCTGACGAAGGGCTGGCTAAGGGTAACCGCCGTCTGAGGGCCATGCATAAGAGCGTGCTTGCCACCCTCATTCCCGAGGCGGACAGGTACCCGCAGTGTTGGAGGCGGGTGACGGTCGCCGATGCTGGGAAGATAGAACTCGGCAGGCAGCGTCACCCAGACTGGCATGTCGGGCCGAACATGAGGCCCTATCTCCGCGTTGCCAACGTGTTCGAGGATCGGCTTGATCTTCGGGACGTCAAGGAGATGCACTGGCCGGACGGCACCTTCGAGCGGTTCCGCCTCAGACCGGGTGACGTGCTACTGAACGAGGGCCAGAGCCCTGAGTTAATCGGTCGCCCAGCTCTTTACCGGGGAGAAGGCGGTGAGATTGCCTTTACCAACAGCATTCTCCGCTTTCAAGCTTGTGACCAAGTGCTTCCCGAGTTCGCGCTTCTAGTGTTCCGCCGACACATGCACACCGGTCGGTTCACGCGCGAGGCCCGAATTACGACCAACATCGGACACCTCTCAGCTGCTCGGCTCAAGGCAGTTGAATTCCCGATCCCGCCCCTTGACGAGCAGAACCGGCTGGTCGCGCTGGCCAAAGAGCAGCTGGAGAGCATCGCTCGCCTTCGCGGCGAAATCGGGGCATCCCGGAGACGATCGGCTGGTCTGCGGCAGGCGTTACTCGCCGCCGCATTCTCGGGCCGACCCACCGGACGGCCGAGTGAGTTGGAAACTGTTGAGGAGATGGCTCGTGTCTGA
- a CDS encoding DEAD/DEAH box helicase family protein yields the protein MDEIAGNQRLAAEQRARVLIDRQLKDAGWAVQDQKTMNLFAGPGVAVREAVMANGHGRADYLLYVDQKTVGVIEAKPQGTPLSGVEWQSAKYADGLRPEVRRKALTVDGRLPFVFEASGSECHFTNGFDPQRRARRIFAFPQPGTLARILRDAEADPKRPTWRAKVRSLPPLDTAPLRPAQITAIQGIERSLAEQRFDRSLVQMATGAGKTYTAVTESYRLLKHGGFARILFLVDRNNLADQTLAEFQNYRTPDDGRRFTELYNVDKLTSTGMLRSSSVVISTIQRVYRVLAGDTAPEGDDPGLDDYVPDAPVTVVYNRDLPPEAFDLVIVDEAHRSIYGVWRGVLDYFDAHIAGLTATPGKQTFGFFRQNLVSEYTYPQSVADRVNVDFDLYRIKTQISEQGSRIEAGTIVPKVDRRTRVQRLEELDEDLEYTSKQLDRAVTANSQIRLVLDTFRDKLFIDIFPGRTTVPKTLIFCKDDAHAEEVVTTVREVFGKGNDFAAKITYSARDPKGQLQAFRTSASLRIAVTVDMIATGTDVKPLECVFFMRDVRSASYFEQMKGRGARTIAPADFQAVTPDATEKTRFVIVDAVGVTEHDFVDPPLNREKGVSLKQLLDKAAALTLTEAEIATLASRLAALELQLTPAEQAELDQVADTPVRDIVRGLVDAVDPDTQAKAAADAVDPAAAVQNLLNAAVKPLAANPKLRQRILELRQAHDRIIDEVSVDTLVDAYGVVDASRARSIVESWQAYLDVHRDEITAIQLLTEAHERHISFTDIKELADRIGRPPRNWTPDLIWSAYEALDASRVRHSDRHTLTDLVSLIRFTVGEDDRLVPYTERVRERYAAWLLQQQQAGVIFSDAERWWLDRMVEVIAVSAGISPDDLDNAPFTERGGIDGAIRDLGPRAATLIDQLNTELTA from the coding sequence ATGGACGAAATCGCGGGGAACCAGCGCCTGGCGGCGGAGCAGCGTGCGCGTGTGCTTATCGACCGCCAACTGAAGGATGCTGGCTGGGCAGTCCAGGACCAGAAGACGATGAACCTGTTCGCCGGTCCGGGCGTGGCGGTCCGCGAGGCGGTGATGGCCAACGGCCACGGCCGAGCCGACTACCTGCTCTACGTCGATCAGAAGACCGTCGGCGTGATCGAGGCGAAGCCCCAGGGCACGCCGCTGTCGGGGGTGGAGTGGCAGTCGGCCAAGTACGCCGATGGTTTAAGACCGGAGGTGCGGCGTAAGGCGCTGACCGTGGACGGTCGGCTGCCGTTCGTGTTCGAGGCAAGTGGGTCGGAGTGCCACTTCACCAACGGGTTTGACCCGCAACGGCGGGCCCGCCGGATCTTCGCGTTTCCCCAGCCGGGCACCCTGGCCCGCATCCTTAGGGATGCTGAGGCGGACCCGAAGCGGCCTACGTGGCGGGCAAAGGTGCGCAGTTTGCCGCCGCTGGACACCGCTCCGCTGCGGCCCGCCCAGATAACCGCGATTCAGGGTATTGAGCGGTCACTGGCCGAGCAGAGGTTCGACCGGTCGCTGGTGCAGATGGCCACCGGCGCCGGCAAAACCTATACCGCCGTGACTGAGTCCTACCGGCTGCTCAAGCACGGCGGATTCGCCCGGATCCTGTTCCTGGTTGATCGGAACAACCTCGCAGACCAGACCCTGGCCGAGTTCCAGAACTACCGCACCCCCGACGACGGACGCCGGTTCACCGAGCTGTACAACGTCGACAAACTCACCAGCACCGGCATGCTCCGCAGCTCCAGCGTCGTGATCTCCACCATTCAGCGGGTGTACCGGGTTCTGGCCGGCGACACCGCTCCCGAAGGCGACGACCCTGGGCTAGACGACTACGTGCCCGATGCCCCGGTCACCGTCGTCTACAACCGGGACCTCCCGCCGGAGGCGTTCGATCTGGTGATCGTCGACGAGGCGCACCGATCGATCTATGGCGTGTGGCGGGGCGTGCTGGATTACTTCGACGCGCACATCGCTGGCTTGACCGCCACGCCCGGCAAGCAGACGTTCGGCTTCTTCCGGCAGAACCTGGTCTCCGAGTACACCTACCCGCAGTCGGTCGCGGACCGCGTCAACGTCGACTTCGACCTGTACCGGATCAAGACCCAGATCAGCGAGCAGGGCTCCCGCATCGAGGCCGGCACGATCGTCCCGAAGGTTGACCGGCGCACTCGCGTGCAGCGCCTGGAAGAGCTCGACGAGGACCTGGAGTACACCAGCAAGCAGCTAGACCGGGCAGTCACCGCCAACTCGCAGATCCGGTTGGTGCTGGATACATTCCGCGACAAGCTATTCATCGACATCTTCCCCGGCCGCACCACTGTGCCGAAGACGCTGATCTTCTGCAAGGACGACGCCCACGCCGAGGAGGTCGTCACCACGGTGCGGGAGGTGTTCGGCAAGGGCAACGACTTTGCCGCGAAGATCACCTACAGCGCCAGGGACCCTAAGGGTCAGCTGCAGGCTTTCCGTACCTCAGCCAGCCTGCGCATCGCGGTGACCGTGGACATGATCGCCACCGGCACCGACGTCAAGCCCCTGGAGTGCGTGTTCTTCATGCGCGACGTGCGGTCGGCGTCGTACTTCGAGCAGATGAAGGGCCGCGGCGCACGCACAATCGCCCCCGCCGACTTCCAAGCGGTCACCCCGGACGCCACCGAGAAGACGCGGTTCGTCATCGTGGACGCGGTCGGGGTCACCGAGCACGACTTCGTCGACCCGCCGCTCAACCGCGAGAAGGGCGTCTCGCTCAAGCAACTGTTGGACAAGGCCGCGGCGCTGACCCTCACCGAGGCGGAAATCGCCACCCTCGCCTCCCGGCTGGCCGCGCTGGAACTCCAGCTCACCCCGGCCGAGCAGGCCGAACTCGACCAAGTCGCCGACACACCGGTCCGGGACATTGTTCGCGGCCTGGTCGACGCGGTCGATCCGGATACTCAGGCAAAGGCCGCCGCCGACGCCGTCGATCCGGCGGCCGCCGTGCAGAACTTGCTAAACGCGGCGGTGAAACCGCTGGCCGCCAATCCGAAATTACGGCAGCGGATCCTGGAGCTACGCCAGGCCCACGATCGGATCATCGACGAAGTCAGTGTCGACACCCTCGTGGACGCCTACGGCGTGGTAGACGCATCCCGCGCCCGCTCCATCGTCGAGTCGTGGCAGGCGTACCTCGATGTGCACCGCGACGAGATCACCGCGATCCAGTTGCTCACCGAGGCGCACGAGCGGCACATCTCATTCACGGACATTAAGGAGTTGGCCGACCGGATCGGCCGACCACCACGCAACTGGACCCCCGACCTGATCTGGTCTGCGTATGAAGCCCTTGACGCAAGCCGCGTTCGGCACAGCGACCGCCACACTCTGACAGATTTGGTGTCCCTGATCCGGTTCACCGTCGGAGAAGACGACCGGCTGGTGCCCTACACCGAGCGGGTCCGTGAGCGGTACGCTGCCTGGCTGCTCCAGCAGCAGCAGGCCGGAGTTATTTTCAGCGACGCAGAGAGATGGTGGCTGGACCGGATGGTCGAAGTTATCGCCGTGTCGGCGGGCATCAGCCCGGACGACCTGGACAACGCGCCCTTCACCGAACGCGGCGGCATCGACGGTGCCATCCGCGACCTCGGCCCCCGCGCCGCCACACTCATCGACCAGCTGAACACGGAGCTGACCGCGTGA
- a CDS encoding HsdM family class I SAM-dependent methyltransferase translates to MSDARRLVDKLWSYCNVLRDDGVGTIEYTEQLTYLLFLKMAHERETRPLKPERIVPPHCSWQRLLDADGDDLEVTYRHILEDLARQPGTLGTIFRKAQNRIQDPAKLKRLIVDLIDRENWSATGTDIKGDAYEELLSKGAEDIKSGAGQYFTPRALIQAMIDSVRPTVRDTVTDPAAGTGGFLLGAHEFASRHAETLTPSEREHLRDSFVHGVELVDGTARLAAMNLLLHGIGTPNGESLIEVKDALIADPGRRYSVVLSNPPFGRKSSLTMVGADGRESREEREIERQDFVVTTANKQLNFLQHIATILDINGRAAVVLPDNVLFEGGAGETLRRRMLRDFDLHTMLRLPTGIFYAQGVKANVLFFDKKPAAERPWTDRLWIYDLRTNQHFTLKQSPLRRHHLDDFVSCYAPGKPRSERVETERFKSFTYDELVSRDKVNLDISWLRDESLENMDNLPAPEVIAREIVEDLTAALAEFEAVAAALEASGTPTEEAADSIT, encoded by the coding sequence GTGTCTGACGCGCGGCGGCTGGTTGACAAGCTGTGGTCGTACTGCAACGTCCTTCGAGACGACGGCGTGGGCACGATTGAGTACACCGAGCAGTTGACGTACCTCCTGTTTTTGAAGATGGCGCATGAGCGGGAGACCCGCCCGCTCAAGCCGGAGCGGATCGTGCCGCCGCACTGCTCATGGCAGCGGCTGCTGGACGCCGACGGCGACGACCTGGAGGTCACCTACCGCCACATCCTTGAGGACCTCGCCAGGCAGCCCGGCACCCTTGGCACGATCTTCCGAAAGGCGCAGAACCGGATCCAGGACCCGGCCAAGCTCAAGCGGCTGATCGTCGATTTGATCGACAGGGAGAACTGGTCGGCCACCGGCACCGACATCAAGGGCGACGCTTATGAGGAGTTGTTGTCCAAGGGTGCCGAGGACATCAAGTCCGGCGCCGGCCAGTACTTCACGCCGCGTGCGCTGATTCAGGCGATGATCGACTCCGTCCGGCCGACCGTTCGGGATACCGTTACCGACCCGGCCGCAGGCACGGGCGGCTTCCTACTCGGCGCCCACGAATTCGCCTCCCGGCACGCCGAAACCCTGACGCCCAGCGAACGGGAGCACCTGCGCGACAGCTTCGTACACGGCGTCGAGCTTGTCGACGGCACCGCCCGGCTGGCGGCGATGAACCTGCTACTGCACGGCATCGGCACCCCGAACGGCGAGAGCTTGATCGAGGTCAAGGACGCACTTATTGCCGACCCCGGCCGCCGCTACTCGGTGGTGCTGTCCAACCCGCCGTTCGGCCGCAAGTCCTCCCTGACAATGGTGGGTGCAGACGGTCGCGAGTCCCGCGAGGAGCGGGAGATCGAGCGGCAGGACTTCGTGGTCACCACCGCGAACAAGCAGCTGAACTTCCTGCAGCACATCGCCACCATCCTCGACATCAACGGCCGGGCCGCGGTCGTCCTGCCCGACAACGTGCTGTTCGAGGGCGGCGCCGGTGAGACGCTGCGCCGGCGGATGCTGCGGGACTTCGACCTGCACACGATGCTGCGGCTGCCCACCGGGATCTTCTACGCCCAGGGCGTGAAGGCCAACGTGCTGTTCTTCGACAAGAAGCCAGCCGCCGAGCGCCCGTGGACCGACCGGCTGTGGATCTACGACCTCCGTACGAACCAGCACTTCACGCTGAAGCAGAGCCCATTGCGCCGCCACCACCTTGACGACTTCGTCTCGTGCTACGCACCGGGGAAGCCGCGTTCGGAGCGGGTGGAGACGGAACGGTTCAAGTCCTTCACGTACGACGAGCTGGTCAGCCGAGACAAGGTCAACCTCGACATCAGCTGGCTCCGGGACGAGTCACTGGAAAACATGGACAATCTCCCGGCGCCGGAGGTCATCGCACGGGAGATCGTCGAGGACCTGACCGCCGCGCTGGCCGAGTTCGAGGCTGTCGCGGCCGCTCTAGAGGCTTCCGGCACGCCGACGGAGGAGGCGGCCGACTCCATCACCTAG